Proteins found in one Quadrisphaera sp. RL12-1S genomic segment:
- a CDS encoding methyl-accepting chemotaxis protein, whose translation MTIAILAVVVTVVALRASSTGERQAELYNRTLAADQASSVQLTLRQAVVTVDTLAGALAALHQNGGASRTAVTAAVHDTLVANPSLLGVATAWEPNAFDGRDAAFAGASGSSADGRYGVYWYRSGGELSFTTLTSMDDPSQGDWYLGPRQSLKAMLTEPYTYKLDGKEVLMTTATAPVLVQGQFLGVVTADLALTDLTAKLQAIKPYGNGYVSLLSDKGNVVAGPSAQALGKPLQGPLAAVAQQVSAQRTAQTTSLNDPSSGGEALAAVAPVAVTDDQTWALVVSAPRATVLADVARTTWLIVLVGLVAVVLAGALTWWIGTGLVRPVRALRDSLIDIADGEGDLTRRVDSARHDELGQLGGAFNRFADTVAATVREITTEADSLHRAAGALDSTNRSLTTDIDASATRCSEVAGQAGAASAEVTTIASAAEEMGASIAEIARGTHEASRIAAEAVQVSSSTETVFEALSTSSTEIGAIVATITGIAQQTNLLALNATIEAARAGEAGKGFAVVAGEVKDLSGQTARATDDIEQRITRLLSDVGSASSSVSTIGTVVGDLDGIQTSVASAVEEQTAVTAEIATGVTRAALATTAIADTIVQVAAAAESMRFSAAAARASVQDVSATAERMRALVGRFRV comes from the coding sequence ATGACCATCGCCATCCTGGCGGTGGTGGTGACGGTGGTCGCGCTACGGGCCTCCTCGACCGGTGAACGCCAGGCCGAGCTGTACAACCGGACCCTGGCCGCCGATCAGGCGTCCTCGGTGCAGCTCACGCTGCGCCAAGCAGTCGTCACCGTCGACACACTGGCTGGTGCGCTAGCTGCGCTGCACCAGAACGGCGGGGCCTCGAGGACCGCCGTCACCGCCGCGGTCCATGACACCCTCGTGGCGAACCCCTCTCTGCTGGGCGTGGCGACGGCGTGGGAACCGAACGCCTTCGACGGACGCGACGCCGCTTTCGCCGGTGCGAGCGGGAGCTCCGCAGACGGCCGCTACGGCGTCTACTGGTACCGCAGCGGCGGCGAGTTGTCCTTCACCACCCTGACCAGCATGGACGACCCGTCACAGGGCGACTGGTACCTCGGCCCACGCCAGAGCCTGAAGGCGATGCTGACCGAGCCGTACACCTACAAGCTGGACGGCAAAGAAGTCTTGATGACCACGGCCACGGCGCCGGTGCTCGTGCAGGGCCAGTTCCTCGGGGTCGTCACCGCGGACCTGGCGCTGACCGACCTGACGGCGAAGCTGCAGGCCATCAAGCCCTACGGCAACGGGTACGTCTCGCTGCTGAGCGACAAGGGCAACGTCGTCGCCGGCCCCAGCGCCCAGGCGCTGGGCAAGCCACTGCAGGGCCCCCTGGCCGCTGTGGCGCAGCAGGTCAGCGCCCAGCGCACCGCACAGACCACGAGCCTGAACGACCCGTCGTCGGGCGGCGAGGCTCTGGCCGCGGTGGCTCCGGTCGCCGTCACTGACGACCAGACGTGGGCGCTGGTGGTCTCCGCGCCCCGCGCCACAGTACTGGCCGACGTCGCACGAACGACATGGCTGATCGTGCTGGTCGGCCTGGTGGCTGTGGTCCTGGCCGGCGCGCTGACCTGGTGGATCGGGACCGGACTGGTCCGTCCTGTGCGCGCCCTGCGGGACAGCCTCATCGACATCGCTGACGGCGAGGGCGACCTGACCCGCCGGGTGGACTCCGCTCGCCACGATGAGCTGGGTCAGCTCGGAGGGGCGTTCAACCGCTTCGCCGACACGGTCGCTGCCACCGTTCGCGAGATCACCACCGAGGCCGACTCACTGCACCGCGCCGCTGGGGCACTGGACAGCACCAACCGATCCCTGACCACCGACATCGATGCCTCCGCGACACGATGCAGCGAGGTCGCCGGCCAGGCCGGTGCCGCCAGCGCCGAGGTCACCACCATCGCCTCGGCTGCCGAGGAGATGGGCGCCTCCATCGCTGAGATCGCACGCGGCACCCACGAAGCCTCCCGCATCGCTGCCGAAGCGGTGCAGGTCTCTAGCTCCACGGAGACCGTCTTCGAGGCTCTGTCGACCAGTTCCACTGAGATCGGCGCCATCGTGGCCACCATCACCGGTATCGCCCAGCAGACCAACCTCCTGGCCCTGAACGCCACCATCGAAGCCGCCCGCGCCGGAGAGGCCGGCAAGGGCTTCGCGGTGGTCGCCGGAGAGGTCAAGGACCTGTCGGGGCAGACCGCTCGGGCCACCGACGACATCGAACAGCGCATCACCCGCCTGCTCAGCGACGTCGGCTCCGCCTCCAGCTCGGTGTCCACGATCGGGACCGTGGTGGGTGATCTTGATGGGATCCAGACCTCCGTGGCCAGCGCCGTGGAGGAGCAGACCGCGGTCACCGCCGAGATCGCGACGGGGGTCACCCGCGCCGCGCTGGCCACGACCGCCATCGCCGACACGATCGTGCAGGTGGCTGCCGCCGCGGAGAGCATGCGGTTCAGCGCGGCCGCCGCCCGAGCCTCCGTGCAGGACGTCAGCGCCACCGCCGAGCGCATGCGGGCCCTCGTGGGTCGGTTCAGGGTCTGA
- a CDS encoding LysR family transcriptional regulator: MDLRWLRAFVAVAEQMHFARAAEGLETATSNVSAQLKALEDHLGVRLLERGRRTTPRLTAAGEVFLPEAHKVLQAVEQAESVGRAAGEGLLGRVRVGYVASAAYSGVLADAVAHVIEDSAVKILIEEMATPEQVEALVAGRIDVGLLRDRPELPDSLSKTVVRREDVLLAVPERHRSGRSGAVLAHELAGERFAVPSFGEAHDARDEVAAVAAAGCLSPPAVIAVRDYLAALALVGAGTAVALVPECLSGLSMPGVRYARLQDVSLQTSLLLVHRSGESAPAVLRVLEGALIGHRPL, translated from the coding sequence TTGGACCTGCGTTGGCTGAGGGCGTTCGTGGCCGTCGCCGAGCAGATGCACTTCGCGCGGGCCGCCGAAGGCCTTGAGACCGCCACCTCCAACGTGAGCGCCCAGCTCAAGGCACTCGAGGACCATCTCGGGGTCCGGCTGCTGGAACGAGGCCGACGCACGACCCCCCGGCTGACCGCTGCCGGTGAGGTCTTCCTGCCGGAGGCCCACAAGGTGCTCCAGGCCGTCGAGCAGGCCGAATCGGTCGGGCGCGCTGCGGGCGAGGGGCTCCTGGGTCGTGTGCGGGTGGGCTACGTCGCCTCAGCTGCCTACTCCGGTGTCCTGGCTGACGCAGTCGCCCACGTGATCGAGGACTCCGCAGTGAAGATCCTCATAGAGGAGATGGCCACGCCCGAGCAGGTTGAGGCGCTGGTGGCCGGGAGGATCGACGTCGGACTGCTGCGCGACCGGCCCGAGCTGCCAGACAGCTTGTCCAAGACCGTGGTCCGTCGTGAGGACGTGCTGCTGGCAGTACCCGAACGTCACCGCTCGGGAAGGTCCGGCGCGGTGCTCGCCCATGAGCTCGCAGGCGAGCGGTTCGCCGTCCCGTCCTTCGGGGAAGCACACGACGCTCGTGACGAAGTCGCTGCCGTTGCGGCGGCAGGCTGCTTGAGCCCCCCAGCGGTCATCGCAGTGCGCGACTACCTCGCGGCCCTTGCTCTGGTGGGCGCGGGGACCGCGGTGGCGCTGGTGCCCGAGTGCCTCTCGGGTCTGTCCATGCCTGGTGTGCGCTACGCCCGGCTGCAGGACGTCTCCCTGCAGACTTCGCTGCTACTGGTGCACCGGTCCGGAGAGTCAGCACCAGCCGTCTTGCGCGTCCTGGAAGGTGCGCTGATCGGCCACCGACCGCTGTGA
- a CDS encoding NAD-dependent succinate-semialdehyde dehydrogenase: MSDYAVVDPSTGETLRTYPTATDAEMSATLQRADAAQQAWARTSVHERAAAVRAVAALHRQRRQELAEIIQREMGKPLDQGLGEVDFCADIYEYYADRAADFLADEPIQLLGGTGSALVRKAPLGVVLGVMPWNYPYYQVARFAGPSLLIGNAVILKHAPQCPESSAAISDIMTEAGVPAGVYENVYASYEQIEKAIADPRIQGVSLTGSARAGAEIARIAGQNLKKVVLELGGSDPFIVLSTDDLAATVEAAVTARLENSGQACNAAKRFIVVEDLYEEFLERFTAALAAITPQTPSPSGVSLGPLSSSAAADRLQDQIERAVAQGATLVHGGRREGNVFTTTVLTDVTPENEAYREEFFGPVGVVYRVADEAAAVHLANDTPFGLGSYVFTTDPEQAERVADAIRAGMVFINIVAADSPELPFGGTKGSGSGRELGRSGIEEFINRKLIRTAG, from the coding sequence ATGAGCGACTATGCCGTCGTCGACCCCAGCACCGGTGAGACTCTGCGCACCTACCCGACTGCCACCGACGCAGAGATGAGCGCGACGCTCCAGCGCGCCGATGCGGCGCAGCAGGCCTGGGCACGCACATCGGTACATGAGCGCGCCGCAGCGGTGCGCGCCGTGGCCGCCCTGCACCGCCAGAGGCGCCAGGAGCTCGCCGAGATCATCCAGCGCGAGATGGGCAAGCCTCTCGACCAGGGCCTGGGTGAGGTCGACTTCTGCGCCGACATCTACGAGTACTACGCCGACCGGGCGGCCGACTTCCTCGCCGACGAACCCATCCAGCTGCTCGGAGGCACGGGCTCGGCCCTGGTTCGCAAGGCGCCGCTCGGCGTCGTGCTGGGAGTCATGCCGTGGAACTACCCGTACTACCAGGTCGCCCGCTTCGCCGGACCCAGCCTCCTGATCGGCAACGCGGTCATCCTCAAGCACGCCCCTCAATGCCCGGAGTCATCCGCGGCCATCTCAGACATCATGACCGAGGCCGGCGTTCCCGCCGGTGTCTACGAGAACGTCTACGCCAGCTACGAGCAGATCGAGAAGGCGATCGCTGACCCCAGGATCCAGGGCGTCTCCCTGACCGGCTCGGCGCGCGCCGGCGCCGAGATCGCCAGGATCGCCGGCCAGAACCTCAAGAAGGTGGTCCTGGAACTGGGTGGCTCTGACCCGTTCATCGTGCTCTCGACCGACGACCTCGCAGCCACGGTAGAAGCTGCGGTGACGGCTCGCCTGGAGAACTCCGGGCAGGCCTGCAACGCCGCCAAGCGCTTCATCGTCGTCGAGGACCTCTACGAGGAGTTCCTGGAGCGCTTCACCGCAGCCCTGGCGGCCATCACCCCCCAGACCCCCTCCCCGTCCGGGGTGAGCCTGGGCCCGCTGTCGTCCTCCGCGGCGGCTGACCGCCTGCAGGACCAGATCGAACGGGCAGTCGCCCAGGGAGCCACCTTGGTCCACGGCGGGCGCAGGGAGGGCAACGTCTTCACCACGACCGTGCTGACTGACGTCACCCCCGAGAACGAGGCCTACCGGGAGGAGTTCTTCGGTCCGGTCGGTGTGGTCTACCGCGTCGCAGACGAAGCCGCTGCGGTGCACCTGGCCAACGACACCCCGTTCGGGCTGGGCTCCTACGTCTTCACCACCGACCCTGAGCAGGCCGAGCGCGTGGCGGACGCGATCCGCGCCGGCATGGTCTTCATCAACATCGTGGCGGCAGACAGTCCCGAGCTGCCCTTCGGTGGCACCAAGGGCAGCGGCAGCGGGCGCGAGCTGGGCCGCTCAGGCATTGAAGAGTTCATCAACCGCAAGCTGATCCGCACGGCCGGCTGA
- the gabT gene encoding 4-aminobutyrate--2-oxoglutarate transaminase: protein MTTLDDIAVLGGPQLPQRRHLITEVPGPRSRELAARRATALPAGLGSSQPFYVAAAGGGVLVDVDGNSFIDLASGIAVTSVGNSAPRVVEQATAQLQAFTHTCFLVNPYEGYVAVAEQLNRLTPGDHPKRTALFNTGAEAVENAVKYARVATGRPGVVVFDRAYHGRSALTMAMTGKAAPYKSGFGPFPGEVYRAPLPSPFSSHGDEETAREAALDALHELVDIQVGADQIACVVVEPVQGEGGFIVPSEGFLPAVADFARQRGILFVADEVQTGLGRTGRWFASEHEGLVPDLVVSAKALAGGLPLAAVTGRADVMDSVHRGGIGGTYSGNPVACAAALAAIETIEAEGLLERAERLGELMTERLRALAAVDARIGDIRGRGAMVAAEVVVPGTHEPDAGAVAGVIAFAQQAGVVALNAGTRNNVLRFLPPLSISDELLLEGFDVLADAFAASR, encoded by the coding sequence ATGACCACGCTGGACGACATCGCCGTACTAGGTGGTCCGCAGCTGCCCCAGCGACGTCACCTCATCACCGAGGTGCCCGGCCCGCGCAGCCGCGAGCTGGCAGCTCGGCGCGCCACCGCGCTTCCTGCAGGGCTGGGAAGCAGCCAGCCGTTCTACGTCGCCGCGGCCGGTGGAGGGGTGCTGGTCGACGTCGACGGCAACAGCTTCATCGACCTGGCCAGCGGCATCGCGGTCACCAGCGTCGGCAACAGCGCCCCGCGCGTCGTGGAACAGGCCACCGCCCAGCTGCAGGCCTTCACGCACACCTGCTTCCTGGTGAATCCCTACGAGGGGTACGTGGCTGTCGCGGAGCAGCTCAACCGGCTCACCCCGGGCGACCACCCCAAGCGCACGGCCCTGTTCAACACCGGGGCCGAAGCCGTGGAGAACGCCGTGAAGTACGCCCGCGTGGCCACGGGCCGCCCCGGGGTGGTGGTCTTCGACCGGGCCTACCACGGACGGTCAGCGCTGACGATGGCGATGACAGGCAAGGCCGCACCCTACAAGTCCGGCTTCGGGCCGTTCCCGGGAGAGGTCTACCGCGCTCCGCTGCCCTCCCCCTTCTCCTCGCACGGAGACGAGGAGACAGCCCGGGAGGCAGCCCTGGACGCGCTGCACGAGCTGGTGGACATCCAGGTCGGCGCCGACCAGATCGCCTGCGTGGTCGTCGAGCCGGTCCAGGGTGAGGGCGGCTTCATCGTCCCCAGCGAGGGGTTCCTGCCTGCGGTGGCCGACTTCGCCCGCCAGCGGGGCATCCTCTTCGTCGCGGACGAGGTCCAGACGGGGCTCGGACGCACAGGACGCTGGTTCGCCAGCGAGCACGAGGGCCTGGTGCCCGACCTGGTGGTCTCGGCCAAGGCACTGGCCGGAGGACTGCCCCTAGCGGCGGTCACGGGCCGTGCTGACGTCATGGACTCCGTGCACCGCGGCGGCATCGGCGGCACCTACAGCGGCAATCCGGTGGCCTGCGCCGCAGCCCTGGCCGCGATCGAGACCATCGAGGCCGAAGGCCTGCTGGAACGCGCCGAGCGCCTCGGGGAGCTGATGACTGAACGGCTGCGCGCCCTCGCGGCCGTCGATGCTCGCATCGGTGACATCCGCGGGCGCGGCGCGATGGTGGCCGCCGAGGTGGTGGTCCCCGGCACCCACGAGCCTGATGCCGGAGCCGTAGCAGGGGTCATCGCCTTCGCCCAACAGGCCGGTGTCGTGGCACTGAACGCTGGCACCCGCAACAACGTGCTCCGGTTCCTGCCGCCGCTGTCCATCTCAGACGAGCTGCTGCTCGAAGGCTTCGACGTCCTCGCCGACGCCTTCGCCGCCTCCCGCTGA
- a CDS encoding aldehyde dehydrogenase family protein, which produces MELHQLIGGQWVSGRGPELLSTNPAHPDDVVASGRLASGDQVDAAVAAATGAAAAWAARPYHERAQVLLGAAAVLEREGQRYGRELTREEGKTLAEGIGEVLRAAQILRYCAGEADREAGQVFHSPRGGQRILVVHRPVGVVGVITPFNFPIAIPAWKIAPALVHGNTVVWKPAGVVPLLAVRLAQALQEAGLPAGVLNLVIADARTGSRIVEHPDVHAVTFTGSTGVGRAIAATCAQRGAAVQAEMGGKNPAVVLADADLDVAVEQIVLGAFRSTGQKCTATSRLVVQDPVADELLDRLQARLASLVVGDPLDAATGMGPLISDSARATVEDGVQRALHQGASAVVPGRPDLPGHGWFSAPRVLVLPSTELDVWRTELFGPVLSVVRAASVQEAFALAGEGEYGLSAAVFTTDLASALSAVDTLDVGVLHINDESAGADPHVPFGGGRHSSLGPKEQGTASRQFFTKTTTVYLRG; this is translated from the coding sequence ATGGAACTGCACCAGCTGATCGGTGGACAGTGGGTCAGTGGGCGAGGCCCCGAGCTGCTCTCCACCAACCCGGCGCACCCCGACGACGTCGTCGCCAGCGGGCGCTTGGCCAGCGGCGACCAGGTGGACGCCGCCGTGGCTGCCGCCACCGGAGCAGCGGCTGCGTGGGCAGCCCGGCCCTACCACGAACGCGCTCAGGTGCTGCTGGGCGCGGCGGCCGTCCTCGAGCGGGAGGGCCAGCGCTACGGACGCGAGCTGACCCGCGAAGAGGGCAAGACGCTGGCCGAGGGCATCGGTGAAGTCCTGCGCGCGGCGCAGATCCTGCGCTACTGCGCTGGCGAGGCTGACCGCGAGGCCGGCCAGGTGTTCCACTCTCCTCGAGGCGGGCAGCGCATCCTCGTCGTCCACCGCCCGGTGGGAGTGGTCGGCGTCATCACGCCGTTCAACTTCCCCATCGCCATTCCCGCCTGGAAGATCGCCCCGGCGCTGGTGCACGGCAACACGGTGGTCTGGAAGCCGGCCGGCGTGGTGCCTCTCCTCGCGGTCCGCCTCGCGCAGGCCCTCCAGGAAGCCGGGCTGCCTGCCGGTGTGCTCAACCTGGTCATCGCTGACGCGCGCACCGGTTCACGCATCGTCGAGCACCCTGATGTCCACGCCGTGACCTTCACCGGCTCCACCGGGGTCGGACGCGCCATCGCGGCGACCTGCGCCCAGCGCGGAGCCGCGGTCCAGGCCGAGATGGGCGGCAAGAACCCCGCGGTCGTGCTCGCCGACGCCGACCTCGATGTCGCCGTCGAGCAGATCGTGCTGGGCGCGTTTCGCTCCACGGGCCAGAAGTGCACGGCCACCTCGCGTCTGGTGGTGCAGGACCCCGTGGCCGATGAGCTCCTGGACCGGCTGCAGGCCCGCCTGGCATCCCTCGTCGTCGGTGACCCGCTCGATGCTGCGACCGGCATGGGACCGCTGATCTCCGACAGCGCTCGGGCAACGGTGGAGGACGGTGTCCAGCGCGCCCTGCACCAGGGAGCCAGCGCCGTGGTCCCCGGGCGCCCCGACCTGCCCGGGCACGGATGGTTCAGTGCCCCGCGCGTGCTGGTGCTGCCCTCCACCGAGCTGGATGTGTGGCGCACGGAGCTGTTCGGCCCCGTCCTGTCGGTCGTGCGCGCCGCCAGTGTCCAGGAGGCCTTCGCCCTTGCGGGAGAGGGGGAGTACGGCCTGTCCGCAGCCGTCTTCACCACCGATCTGGCCTCCGCGCTCAGCGCAGTGGACACCCTGGACGTCGGTGTCCTGCACATCAACGACGAGAGCGCCGGCGCCGACCCGCACGTCCCCTTCGGCGGTGGGCGACACAGCTCCCTGGGGCCGAAGGAGCAGGGCACCGCCTCCCGGCAGTTCTTCACCAAGACCACCACGGTCTACCTGCGCGGCTGA